Proteins from one Desulfonema limicola genomic window:
- a CDS encoding ABC transporter substrate binding protein gives MKLWSKLFILTVSLVLMLNFSALAADKGNFSTKPTTNNGKKWRIGYFEGGEYNAYQYNMVGIINGLMSTGWIEQTAIPPQTGEQTKYLWQWLGNNAKSQYIEFVQDAHYSGNWNDETIGKIVSDIINRLNNTKDIDLMIAAGTKAGLGIANDKHHTSTIVISTTDPLSAGIIKSIQDSGYDHIHARVDPYRHERQINIFHDIIGFKKLGMAYLNTDQGRSFASFDSVKKISEKRDFEIVSCYTTDESPNVKDDEESVKKCFHELGKKVDAIYVTAQNGVNQNSIPELVKIAHQYKIPTFSQTHSDEVKYGFLMSVSSANYSYVGEFYAKTIAKIFNGAKPRQLDQVFEGPPKIAINLKTAEIIGYDPPVDVLSAADEMFQEITTPKKD, from the coding sequence ATGAAATTATGGAGTAAATTGTTTATTTTGACAGTATCATTGGTTTTGATGCTTAATTTTTCCGCGCTGGCAGCAGACAAGGGAAATTTCAGCACAAAACCAACAACAAATAACGGGAAGAAATGGAGGATTGGGTATTTTGAAGGTGGGGAATATAATGCTTATCAATATAACATGGTTGGAATAATCAACGGACTGATGAGTACAGGCTGGATAGAGCAGACTGCAATTCCGCCCCAGACCGGTGAACAGACCAAATATCTCTGGCAGTGGCTTGGGAATAATGCCAAAAGCCAGTATATCGAATTTGTTCAAGATGCCCATTACAGCGGTAACTGGAATGACGAAACTATAGGCAAAATAGTTTCTGATATTATTAACAGGCTTAATAATACAAAAGACATTGATCTTATGATTGCAGCAGGAACTAAAGCAGGTCTGGGCATTGCCAATGACAAGCATCATACATCTACAATTGTAATATCAACTACTGATCCTCTTTCTGCCGGAATTATTAAAAGCATTCAAGATTCAGGATATGATCATATTCACGCGCGTGTAGATCCCTACCGCCATGAACGGCAGATCAATATTTTCCATGATATTATTGGATTTAAAAAACTAGGAATGGCTTATCTGAATACAGACCAGGGCAGAAGCTTTGCATCATTTGACAGCGTTAAAAAAATATCTGAAAAACGGGATTTTGAAATTGTAAGCTGCTATACAACAGATGAAAGCCCTAATGTAAAAGACGATGAAGAAAGTGTAAAAAAATGCTTTCATGAATTGGGAAAAAAGGTTGACGCAATCTATGTAACAGCACAAAACGGGGTCAATCAAAACAGTATTCCAGAACTTGTTAAGATTGCTCATCAATATAAGATACCCACATTTTCCCAGACACATTCAGATGAGGTTAAGTATGGATTTTTAATGAGTGTTTCAAGCGCAAATTACAGCTATGTAGGAGAATTCTATGCAAAGACTATTGCAAAAATATTTAACGGTGCAAAACCCCGCCAGCTTGATCAGGTTTTTGAAGGCCCTCCTAAAATTGCCATTAACCTTAAAACCGCTGAAATTATTGGATATGATCCACCCGTAGATGTATTAAGTGCTGCTGATGAAATGTTCCAGGAAATTACTACGCCCAAAAAGGACTAG
- a CDS encoding bifunctional acetyl-CoA hydrolase/transferase family protein/GNAT family N-acetyltransferase: MIFCKNAKKRLPRLQKDQWEKRVAEPETVMKKLKPGMNIFIGTGVAEPRTLVKTLMNSDAPNLKDLALVQLFSFGDAISLDAFHNQKFRLKTFFPGWVASEAIHLGQVDLIPSRFVRIPRLIASRHIPIDAVFIQVTPPNDDGYCSLGVSIDTARQAMEKAELIVGEINEKIPMTFGDTMVSISEFDLLVKSNENPIYFKRWPLDTVFEKIAENVASVIEDGTCLAFSIGPLFDAMARHLVNKRDLGIHSAIFTDAVMDLIKSGAVTNRKKGNWRGKSVTSYAIGTPELLKWLDRNPLVEFQGIDKVYDPMEISRNPSFVIALPARKVDLTGHIALHAGKANIATSPAEATDFFNGAEMSPGGATIVALPARNLKQSPNILISVENYQNQFPLKESVDMIITEYGVAYLKGRTVRERAQAIIDIAHPDDRKTLIEQARKQNIIYQDQIFLPESAHLYPSEIATCHTFKNSREVRFRAIRPSDEEEMRKLFYRFSDESVYYRFFSPIQVMPHTQMQSYVNIDYSQTLSIVGLVDEPSPGHIIAEARYVKDIKRPYAEAAFIVDESFQGLGIATWLYNMLIKLAKERGIRGLTASVLSSNRKMLKVFEKGGYPVKAELNEGVYELTIPFTDLQSNNN, from the coding sequence ATGATTTTTTGTAAAAATGCCAAAAAGCGGCTCCCGCGTCTGCAAAAAGACCAGTGGGAAAAACGGGTTGCAGAACCTGAAACTGTTATGAAAAAACTTAAACCAGGCATGAACATTTTTATTGGAACCGGTGTTGCAGAACCGCGTACCCTGGTAAAAACATTGATGAATTCAGATGCTCCCAACCTCAAAGACCTTGCCCTTGTCCAGCTTTTCAGTTTTGGGGATGCTATCTCTCTTGATGCTTTTCACAATCAAAAATTTCGGCTGAAAACCTTTTTTCCAGGATGGGTGGCAAGCGAGGCAATCCATCTTGGACAGGTTGATTTAATTCCCAGCAGGTTTGTCAGGATTCCCAGGCTTATTGCCTCACGTCATATTCCCATTGATGCGGTTTTTATCCAGGTTACACCGCCTAATGATGATGGTTATTGCAGTCTGGGGGTTTCCATAGATACTGCACGCCAGGCAATGGAAAAAGCAGAACTGATTGTGGGGGAAATCAATGAAAAGATTCCAATGACCTTTGGAGATACCATGGTTTCCATATCAGAATTTGATCTGCTGGTTAAAAGTAATGAAAATCCAATATATTTCAAGCGCTGGCCCCTTGATACTGTTTTTGAAAAAATTGCTGAAAACGTGGCTTCAGTTATTGAAGACGGCACCTGCCTGGCCTTTTCCATCGGCCCGCTTTTTGATGCAATGGCAAGGCATCTGGTGAATAAACGGGACCTGGGGATTCACTCTGCAATCTTTACTGATGCAGTTATGGACCTTATAAAAAGCGGGGCTGTAACAAACAGGAAAAAAGGAAACTGGCGGGGAAAATCTGTTACCAGTTATGCAATAGGAACCCCTGAGCTTTTAAAATGGCTTGACAGAAACCCCCTGGTGGAGTTCCAGGGTATAGACAAGGTATATGACCCAATGGAGATTTCCCGCAACCCCAGCTTCGTAATTGCCCTTCCTGCCAGGAAGGTTGATTTAACAGGCCATATAGCCCTTCATGCAGGCAAAGCCAATATAGCAACCAGTCCTGCTGAGGCCACTGATTTTTTTAACGGCGCTGAAATGTCCCCAGGAGGTGCAACTATCGTTGCCCTTCCTGCCAGGAACCTGAAACAATCACCTAATATACTGATTTCAGTTGAAAATTATCAAAATCAGTTCCCCCTTAAAGAATCTGTTGACATGATTATTACTGAATACGGGGTTGCCTATCTTAAAGGCAGGACAGTAAGGGAAAGAGCCCAGGCCATAATTGACATTGCACATCCTGACGACCGTAAAACATTGATAGAGCAGGCCAGAAAGCAGAATATAATCTACCAGGATCAAATATTTTTACCTGAATCAGCCCATCTTTATCCTTCTGAAATTGCAACCTGCCATACATTTAAGAACAGCCGGGAAGTAAGATTCAGGGCAATCAGACCCTCAGACGAAGAAGAAATGCGGAAACTGTTTTACAGGTTTTCAGATGAATCTGTTTACTATCGGTTTTTTTCCCCTATCCAGGTTATGCCCCATACCCAGATGCAGTCCTATGTAAATATTGATTACAGCCAGACCCTTTCAATTGTCGGCCTGGTGGACGAGCCTTCTCCAGGTCATATTATAGCCGAAGCCAGGTATGTTAAAGATATAAAACGCCCATATGCAGAAGCAGCCTTTATTGTAGATGAATCATTCCAGGGGCTTGGGATAGCAACCTGGCTTTATAACATGTTAATAAAGCTTGCAAAAGAACGTGGAATCCGGGGACTTACAGCCTCAGTCCTGTCTTCAAACAGGAAAATGCTCAAGGTTTTTGAAAAAGGCGGTTACCCGGTAAAAGCTGAATTAAATGAAGGGGTTTATGAGCTTACCATTCCCTTTACTGATTTGCAGTCAAATAATAATTAA
- a CDS encoding MFS transporter has protein sequence MIITCKKCQASFEIDSKIIIPEKGADITCLKCKNKFRIFPVSPSTGDGTEDFQSRHKMGKAKIRLIFGSLIMLILALGFNALLTSASLEKLYIEAIVSKYSVIAKDLKRNLENSLRFGKSLENFIGMDKLLEETQQNLIKKTDIKDSHIVKSDDWETVSEKDIIISISKPDGYILYSTNEKLINKQLPEKVLAEDPDEKKSAIAHYVKHENYYIHSLPVVGGWEKKWVATAVVAFSETQVKGLLNSIMIRNIKIIGIILLCGALLLIFLLHFIISTASNAKKIPKFKISAVLFSVIVFSQIVFTGLNTNDFKDYYLEISKEKNMVLSRILKEDIEYLLNKGISIEKLFKMDEMLDEIISVSPELDSIVVADKQGNPLYAAEKKGKNNFAENNDKENHLKDLKNIQENFDPKYHLRLELIKNNKVEGYISTDSNGFISTNISKNYLFNKLKEISLDSITVLVISIFFFVELLILEMQLLEKKISVSSLNLKKNTINFLSIRPIAFIFIFGIDICISFLPLHMANLYNPDHPIFGLSKDIVMGLPISMQMFFTSISLLISGAWCDKRGWHEPFLIGLFLSGSGFIYAWLAPNAMQFIFSLGLVGMGYGLSLMASQGFIIAHTDSKNKAQGMAQLSAGIYSGSICGGVAGGMLADRIGYQPVFFVGGGILFFLILYTFLIMRDAMQKPVLADPGQPQTQAPFKFKYILQFLFNKPIFMLIFFYGLPWYIMLVGFLNYYSPIYLKSIGTSQSNIGRIFMIYGICLMYIAPLISKYVGNSKNKKLYIIIGSFIGSLCIANFYFFKNTSGMTAVVISIFLLGISACFIPLRNAYVLDFEISQKLGGGKAMGILNSVLRLGQVSGPILFGWLFITLGSDQGIAIAGTVYLIMTLIFVLVR, from the coding sequence ATGATTATTACATGTAAAAAATGTCAGGCTTCATTTGAAATTGACAGCAAAATTATAATCCCGGAAAAGGGTGCAGATATTACCTGTTTGAAATGTAAAAATAAGTTTAGAATTTTCCCGGTTTCTCCATCTACTGGAGACGGTACTGAAGATTTCCAGTCACGTCATAAAATGGGAAAAGCTAAAATACGCCTGATTTTCGGTTCATTGATTATGCTGATTCTTGCACTTGGTTTCAATGCCCTGCTGACCTCTGCGTCTTTAGAAAAATTATATATTGAGGCAATTGTTTCCAAATATAGTGTGATTGCAAAAGATTTAAAAAGGAACCTGGAAAATTCCCTGCGATTTGGAAAAAGCCTGGAAAACTTTATAGGCATGGACAAACTACTGGAAGAAACCCAGCAGAATCTGATAAAAAAAACAGATATAAAAGACAGTCATATAGTAAAGTCAGATGACTGGGAAACTGTATCAGAAAAGGATATTATCATATCCATATCAAAACCTGACGGGTATATTTTATACAGCACCAATGAAAAATTAATCAATAAACAACTGCCTGAAAAAGTCCTGGCTGAAGATCCTGATGAAAAAAAATCTGCAATAGCCCATTATGTTAAACATGAAAATTATTACATTCACTCTTTGCCTGTTGTAGGAGGATGGGAAAAAAAATGGGTTGCAACTGCTGTTGTTGCTTTCAGCGAAACGCAGGTAAAAGGTCTTTTGAATTCCATAATGATAAGAAATATTAAAATCATAGGTATTATTCTTTTGTGCGGGGCATTACTTTTGATTTTTCTTTTGCATTTTATCATTTCAACTGCGTCAAATGCCAAAAAAATCCCAAAATTTAAAATATCGGCTGTACTGTTTTCAGTCATTGTCTTTTCCCAGATTGTTTTTACCGGGTTAAATACCAATGATTTTAAAGATTATTATCTTGAAATCAGCAAGGAAAAGAACATGGTTTTATCAAGAATACTGAAAGAAGATATTGAATATCTGCTTAATAAAGGGATCAGTATTGAAAAACTGTTTAAGATGGATGAAATGCTTGACGAAATAATTTCAGTGTCACCTGAACTGGATAGTATTGTGGTAGCAGATAAACAAGGAAATCCACTTTATGCGGCTGAAAAAAAAGGTAAAAACAATTTTGCTGAAAATAATGACAAAGAAAATCATCTGAAAGATTTAAAAAACATCCAGGAAAATTTTGATCCTAAATATCATTTACGCCTTGAATTGATAAAAAATAATAAGGTTGAGGGATATATTTCTACAGACAGCAATGGGTTTATATCTACAAATATTTCAAAAAATTATTTATTTAATAAATTAAAAGAAATTTCCTTAGATTCAATCACCGTACTTGTGATCTCCATCTTCTTTTTTGTGGAACTCTTAATCCTGGAAATGCAGTTATTAGAGAAAAAGATCAGTGTTTCATCTCTTAACCTGAAAAAAAATACTATAAATTTTTTATCCATCCGGCCTATAGCTTTTATTTTTATATTTGGGATTGATATTTGCATTTCATTCCTGCCCCTTCATATGGCAAACCTTTATAATCCGGATCATCCGATTTTTGGCCTTTCAAAAGATATTGTTATGGGACTTCCTATTTCAATGCAGATGTTTTTTACATCAATTTCACTTTTAATTTCAGGAGCATGGTGTGACAAAAGAGGCTGGCACGAACCTTTTTTAATAGGGCTTTTCCTTTCAGGGTCTGGATTTATTTATGCCTGGCTGGCACCAAATGCCATGCAGTTTATCTTTTCATTAGGACTTGTGGGCATGGGCTATGGACTTTCCTTAATGGCATCCCAGGGATTTATTATTGCCCACACAGATTCAAAGAACAAAGCCCAGGGAATGGCACAGCTTTCTGCTGGAATATATTCAGGCAGTATTTGCGGGGGTGTTGCCGGGGGCATGTTAGCAGATCGTATTGGATATCAGCCAGTCTTTTTTGTTGGAGGAGGAATTCTGTTTTTTTTAATTCTTTATACCTTTTTAATTATGCGGGATGCCATGCAAAAACCTGTTTTAGCAGATCCAGGCCAGCCCCAAACCCAGGCTCCTTTTAAATTTAAATATATTTTACAATTTCTTTTTAATAAACCAATTTTTATGTTGATTTTCTTTTACGGTCTTCCCTGGTATATTATGCTGGTCGGTTTTTTAAATTATTACAGCCCTATTTATCTGAAAAGCATAGGAACATCTCAATCAAACATAGGAAGAATCTTTATGATATACGGCATTTGCTTAATGTATATTGCTCCCCTTATTTCCAAATATGTAGGTAATTCAAAAAACAAAAAACTATATATAATTATTGGCAGTTTTATTGGAAGTCTTTGCATTGCCAATTTTTACTTTTTTAAGAATACGTCAGGAATGACTGCTGTTGTCATATCTATTTTTCTGCTGGGGATTTCAGCGTGTTTTATCCCGCTCCGCAATGCCTATGTTCTGGATTTTGAAATTTCACAAAAACTAGGAGGGGGCAAGGCTATGGGAATTTTAAATTCTGTTTTAAGGCTGGGGCAGGTCAGCGGCCCTATTTTATTCGGATGGCTGTTTATTACCTTAGGTTCTGATCAGGGAATTGCCATAGCAGGAACAGTTTATCTTATTATGACACTTATTTTTGTGCTGGTGAGATAA
- the pyrF gene encoding orotidine-5'-phosphate decarboxylase: protein MKQAKDYIIFPLDLPSVKQAEEYISLLSGHVGMFKVGLELFIQAGPGIINIIKNAGDTGIFLDLKLHDIPETVYRAMKRIAELGVDFATVHCSESRKMLEAAVKGADGKTGVLGVTVLTSVSAHDIETAGFKQDFYSDIQTLVMKRAEAAKAAGCAGIVCSGLEVEPVKQRFGRNFAAITPGIRPGWDIKKDDQQRITTPAQAVQKGADYIVIGRPIRDADDPVKAAVKIAEEIQAVL from the coding sequence ATGAAACAAGCAAAAGACTATATTATTTTCCCCCTTGATCTTCCTTCTGTCAAACAGGCCGAAGAATATATCAGCCTGCTTTCAGGTCATGTGGGCATGTTCAAGGTTGGGCTGGAATTATTTATTCAGGCAGGGCCTGGTATTATAAATATTATAAAAAATGCCGGGGATACGGGAATATTTCTTGATCTCAAGCTTCACGATATACCCGAAACCGTATATCGGGCCATGAAAAGGATTGCAGAACTTGGTGTTGATTTTGCAACAGTTCATTGCAGTGAGAGCAGGAAAATGCTTGAAGCTGCTGTCAAAGGCGCTGACGGCAAAACAGGGGTTCTTGGAGTAACTGTTCTGACAAGCGTGTCAGCACATGATATTGAAACTGCCGGTTTTAAACAGGATTTTTATTCAGACATCCAGACCCTTGTAATGAAAAGAGCAGAAGCAGCAAAAGCAGCCGGATGCGCAGGCATTGTATGCTCCGGCCTTGAGGTTGAACCTGTAAAACAGAGATTCGGCAGAAACTTTGCAGCCATAACCCCTGGAATACGTCCTGGATGGGATATAAAAAAAGACGACCAGCAGCGCATAACTACCCCTGCACAGGCAGTACAGAAAGGAGCAGACTATATAGTAATCGGAAGGCCCATCAGGGATGCTGATGATCCTGTGAAAGCAGCGGTTAAGATTGCTGAAGAAATACAGGCTGTATTATGA